The region CAGCCGTTTCACCCTGAAACACCTTGGTGACTCGACGTAGCTCTACATCAAAGTCAGAATTCGTATCAACAGCGAGCTGATCTTCCACGACGGCCTGAGGCATAGACAATAATCTCCGCAAACATCGCAACCAGAATTCTTTTGAATTTTACCCAACGTCTTGGGCTACCCCTCATTAACTTGCCTATCTGCACCTTTATTAACAAGGTCTGATTTAGAGGATACCCAATTCGTCGCCCAATGGATAAAACTGAGTACGCCAGATTCGAGGGAATTAAATGATTGTAGCGATGAATTGAAGAGATTACGGTACTCCGTAGTACAACCGCTTGATTCGTTCTATGGGGGGCGATCGCTCTCAGTCTCTCTTGCCTTTGCAGACTAAGGGGATTTCTGCGATCGCCTCAAGAGCGGAAAGCGTGAACTTAATTTCCCTCGTCGTTGATTGATTTTTGTAGATGCTTCAAATGCAAGAAGATAGGGTTAGAGTAGATCTGCAGAGTTTCCGCAACTCGGTGTTGAGTTATGCGGATATCCCCTACGGCTATGCCCTATGAATGCGCACGATTCGCCAAACGCTGAAAACTCCGGCAATATCTCTCCATCGGAGCTATACACCTCGCAAAATTGGGCAGATCCAGACATTGTGGATACAGAGGCTGATAGTCAGCGCCGCGAGCAACCCAACACCTCCCCACGCCTTCTAGACGAACCCCATGTGAACACCCAGCACGCCCCCATCAGCTTGGTGGAAACCGCGTTTCTTGCCAGTGCGGCTAGTTTGCTCTGGTTGGTGAGTTATTACCTGAGCCTCAGCCCTTGGATGCGAATTCTATTTCCCATACCGATTGCCCTGGTCTATTTGCGGTGGGGAGTGCGTTCAGCCTGGATGACCACTGTCGTGACCTGTTTGCTGTTGTCTGTGCTGATGGGGCCTTATATTAGCTTGCTATTCTTGGTTCCCTACGGGTTATTGGGTGTTCAGCTCGGTGCACTCTGGAAGCGAGGCGCAAGCTGGTACGTCTCTATTGGCATTGGTGCCCTGCTATCCACCACGAGTTTCTTTTTCCGGGTGTGGCTACTGTCGCTGTTCTTGAGTCAGGATGTGTGGGAGTATCTCAACAACCGCATTGCCGACTTTTTAGAGTGGATTCTGACCTTTCTCGTCAATTGGGGCGTCGTTGGGGTGGAACTTTTGGGGCGTCCGGATGTCACGGTCATTCAGCTCATGACCCTCGGCGCGTTGCTACTGAGTGACATGGTTTATCTGTTTACCGTGCATCTAGGGGCATGGCTACTGCTGGAAAAACTCGGAAACCCCATTCCAGAGCCACCAGAATGGGTACAGATTTTGCTAGACGAAGAGTAGCGGTCTGCTTTATACTCAAAAGCCGTCGCCTAGTGCAACGGCTCTAATGTGGATTTTGATGGAGCTGACGGGAATCGAACCCGTGTCCGCCCTGGCTATTCGTACCCCATTCATTCACAGGTTTAGCCTATCTCGTCCTCAAGGCGGGAGCCGTCAATTATTCCTGACGATGGGATTCTCTAGTAAAGTCTTAGCTAACCAACGACTAGAGGCAATGGGTTAGAGCATCCGTTGGGGTTGGTCTGTAATCCTTAACGGAGTCGAACTACAGACGCTCGCGGGTTTTTTACCTATTAAGCAGCAACAGGTGCAGCTTTGCGAGCAAAAGGTACGATGTT is a window of Synechococcales cyanobacterium T60_A2020_003 DNA encoding:
- a CDS encoding DUF2232 domain-containing protein → MNAHDSPNAENSGNISPSELYTSQNWADPDIVDTEADSQRREQPNTSPRLLDEPHVNTQHAPISLVETAFLASAASLLWLVSYYLSLSPWMRILFPIPIALVYLRWGVRSAWMTTVVTCLLLSVLMGPYISLLFLVPYGLLGVQLGALWKRGASWYVSIGIGALLSTTSFFFRVWLLSLFLSQDVWEYLNNRIADFLEWILTFLVNWGVVGVELLGRPDVTVIQLMTLGALLLSDMVYLFTVHLGAWLLLEKLGNPIPEPPEWVQILLDEE